The genomic segment GCGGCGTTTCAGCTGGAAAACACGACGACGACGCATGGCCAAATCCATCAATATTTGCTCTACTTTTATTCGTAATTCTAGACGCATTCCGAGTTTCTGCGAACCTGATCGATTAATTGATGCATGTCACATCTTTTGTCCTATTAGTTTCTTTTGGTCGGGGTACAGCAAAGGGAAGAGAAGGCCAGTAGTAGAAAGCAGTTGATTGGCGTTTACCCAAGACAATGAGCTCGGTGTAGTCCTCGCCATTGCCCGTGAGGTCCTGCGAGGAGATGACAGAGCACACGTAGACCCCGCTGTCGCCCCACGCCGTTTGTGCAATGTTCAGGTCAGCATCTGGCAGTGAGGACACAAGAGAAGAAGTTGAGGAAAACACGTGCTGGCTAGTAGCAGACAAAGCGAGGACGCCTCTTGCAAACGTGACTTTTGGAGGTTCATATGATCAGAAAAATGCACTGCACtttagggaagaaaaaaaaaataaattttcacgtaaatctaaaaaaaatgaaatacgaAATTTGAAGACGGAATTTTTTTATCCCAAACCATAATCAAACTTCagcttattttttaatgtttattattagaccaatgcaaaacatttttacttCACGCTTAATAAGGAACAATAGTATCCCATTTGGAGAATAGAATTTTGTCCAGTATGTCATTGCACCTGCTGAAAGAAGAATGTGTTGCGTCTCGCACTCACTGTTGATGATGCTGATCTTGCGTCCTTGATACTCGCTGCCCAACGTCACGGCGCTGCCCTGCTTGGAGGCCACGATGCGCACCGTGCGCTGGCTGTCGGCGCACTCGATGTTGGCGTCGTAGTTGGGGTTATTCTGCGACAGGATGTTGTCGGCACTGCTGGGGTTGAGCGCCGCCTGCACCGGGTCGCGGCAGTACGACTTGTAGCGCCACGTGACCACAGGCGGCTGCGAGGCGGTGGACTGGAAGTTACAGGTGAGCGTGACGGGCTGGAACAGGATGACCACGTAGCGCTTCACCGGGCTGCTCACTGACACGGCCAGGGCCGACTCTAGAATGACGTTGAGTAAAAAGGATACAAACGGTTTGCAGGGAATTGATAAAACGTGTATGGTGCTTCCACCACGGTCTGATACAAATACTTTTTATGtaacttattttgttgttgtttctcaaTTTCTCTCTTGTAATCATAGACTATactaaacacaaaatattaCATTAAATACGAGTTAGTAGTCACATGAGCGTAAAAGCAGaattgtagttaaaaaaaaaacgacattgcaGTGCTGTTCAAGCAATAATTTTTCCAATGTCAGAGGTTATAGAGCCCGAGGCAGCCTGAATCAAGTCAGAAGCGTCCACCTTCAAATGTCACGTGGTGTTGACTAGTATCACCATGAGCCACTGATGAGTCAACTACTTTGTCAGCTCTTTGTACTCGAGAGTAATTAAGCTGAAAAGAGACATATTACCGTACTCATTAGCAAGTTGGCTTCCTGCTTCTATTTACTAACGGATGGAGAGCCCTGAGTGTAGAAAATAAGCGAGAGCCCAAGACAATTAAAGCACTTTGGTGGCGCGCCGATTTATCAGCACAAAATCATTCTGAAGTTGCTGTCTCTGACAACCTAAAATGTTTCCTagtgataaaaaaacaaaaaaatcagctaTTTGCTACCTAACAATATAAACAAGGAGCTACAATTAAATTAGGAATGGTGATGATGATACCATGTTGGGAAGGTGGTAGAAGGTAAGAAACGTTCTACATATCCTGGTTTGGTTTATGACACGAACGTAGTGTCTGAATATCACTGCAAATAGGTGGATCAAACCATTTCAGAAGAGAGACGACATTGCTGTAATTTTGCTGTTAAAATGTCAAGTTCCAACAAAATTCTGGATGTTCACTCATTTCTCTCgcttgtttaattaaaaaagacaTACAAAAAATTCTGTTGGCCCGGTATTCAATTTAGGggggcttcagcacccccaaaaaattggttAGAAACGCCCATTGTCCCCAGTAGTTTGATTAAAATCTTTTGGGAAGAAATATGGCAACTATGAAGAGAGATGTGACAGGATTCATTTTACACAGAATGTTCTTATTAAGATCCAATAAGTGATTAGATTTATTGATATCATTGGTAAACCCAAATTTATTAAGATCGACTTTGTAGGTGTCACTCTATAGCAGCAACTACTCCAACAGTCAATATTTAGGATGTTGATAATTGAATCATGGAGCGTCTTTATAACTGAACCTATTTCATCAGGGTGCTTAAATACATGAATGAAAGAtgattaaaaactaaaaacaactgAGTATACAATAAATGTGAATAACCTCTCAAAAATTACTTTGGTTCCATTATTTTATTGTGAAGAGACTTGGTCGGACaccgtttttttcaaattggtTATGCATTACCGTAGATTGGGAGCTGGCATTAGGTACGATATATCTGCAAGAAATAAAACACTAACACCACAATAAGTAAAAAAAGTAGTTGTGGGCTTCAACTGACGTGATGGGCAATTGGTTGTTTTACAACCGAATTAAGATATGTACGCCATTTTGTACACCCAAAATGAATCCAACtgccttattttatttattttttagatgaaCGCAATACTTCAAAGGACAAATCAGTTTGCAACAGCTCCTTGAAGCCTCTGGTTATGTGGATTGAAAACACCCCAAACGGTCACTAAAACGCAATTAATGTAtccaaattgtacaaaaaaactaTGCGAGTAGAAAGAACATGTCCACCGTCTGAGGCGGAAGCGGGCCCACCCAGTCGAGGCGAAAACTCTTTCTTACCTGTCGCCAGAGTCGCGGCGATAAATAACACCCAAAATATCTTCATTCCGCCGCCGAACTCCGCGAATCACTCGTTGAATCTTGTTTGTTAATCACAACTTTATCAGAACAACTAATTTACATAGTGCTCTAATCGTAAATTCTCCCCTTAGACCGGAGCGTCAATCCCATTTTGTGACGTCCCCAGTTTCGCTCAGGAGGTAAGTACCTGAACGCACCACGCAGGTGTAAGGTCAGACATGTTGCGAAACAcggaggggagaacatgcgattTAAACGTATTTTCTGAAAAGCGACAactaatttaaagcaatactaAGCAAATAAGACTATAATTATATTAATATAAAATACAAAGTCATCGGTTAAGCAACACCATGTTCTAAATACGGACGTAAATGGACACTAAACTAAGTTGATCTCCCCTACTTCTAAAAGTGGTACGTTCCATTTGGTGATGAGGGTGTTCATTAATGTTCAACAGCCTCTCGGAGTTTCTATGAAAATTCGAGCATGTTTTTCGAGACTATTCACATTAGTTGAAGATAATTGACTATTCACATTAGTTGAAGATAATGTTAATAGTTGAcagttcacacacacgcacgcacacgcacagacacacacatatatattctTATGTGGaatgtttacatgttctccccgtgactgtgtgggttttctccgggtactccggtttcctcccacatttcaaaatcatgcGTTGCAGAtcaatggaacactaaattttccctaggtatgagtgtgagttcgaatggttgttcatctatgtctgccctgcgattggcttgtaCCCCACCtgctgtccgaagacagctgggataggctccagtttgcccgtgacctttgtggggataagcagattagaaaatggatcaatggatggatatttgaagTACACATTTCCTTAGAGTATCACAGAATGCAGTGAAACTGACAGTCACCACGTTGGTATTTGCTGACCTCCAGTGGAAGTAAATTAGTCAGACAGAAACCAGGGGATCATTTCTTTAAATTTAAGCAggagttttaaaaacaaaatctatttgtttcatttgctaAAACGCTGAGTCTAACCCCAATAAATGTTCGAtcgggtgaggaaaaaaaatcatctctttGTACCTCCATCTTTTACCTGTAATTAGATTAAGAACCCTCATGCCCGAGGAAAAACAACCGATGAGAGAAACAAGATGTAGCAGACGAGGTGTCAATATTTACAGTGCTCTTGGAGTgaattaaatgaaatgaattacaAAAGAAAACGTTTATTTCCACCCCTCTGTTCAATAATGGCACATTATTCCAAATTGACAGTGTAGAAAATGCCCACACACAAATTAATTATGGGCAAAGAGCTTTAATGATACTTGTGGCCTATTTATGTCCTATTCAATTTGTTTCAAGTAGACCAGGGatgtccaaagtcagtcctcaagggccaccGTCCTCCCTGTTTTCGAGCTCtctcaggagcaacacacctgattcaaatactcAGTGTCGTTCGAATGCTGCTTCATAGCCGATTCAtctgaatcaggcgtgttgcagccgcgagagctggaaaacaggcaggacagcggccctccaggcccggagctggacatgtctgaaGTACGGTAGACTTTTATACGGTTGTCAgaaagtcagtcagtcagtcaggccGGGACAGGCCCTCCCGCCCGCCTCAAGGGAGGCGTGGTACGAATCCAAGCAAGTATGATAAAGAGCTATGTCGATTCGTGTTCAGACCTGATGCCTCCACTCTGCCTCAACGGTAAGACGACCGAATCTATGTTTACGTTACACCAGCAGAATGTTGACTTGATGGATGATTTATCCCAATTGTATTCATTCTTAACATGCGGGTTATATTTGGCATATTTTGTAATTGCTGGTGGTTTTTCCGGTTTGTGAGTGTCTTCTTTGTAATCCGACTATGCCCATTTTGGTAAACCCACGTTCAAATCGAAGTCTCATGTCTTACATCCAAAGGTAGGGggcaaattgtcttttttttatgttcctgGAGAAAAGGTGGAAAAAAGCAAGCGACGTTCGTCGATGACAGTGGCACTCCCCAACCAGGAATGCTTATTTGCACTCATTTCATCACACGCTGTTCGCTTTTAGTCTTGATGAGCAGATGCATTTCGATGAATTAGCATTGTTGCATTTCCTTGAAAGAACAGATCAGAATCAAGACTCTTTCACacaggcaaaaataaaaattttaggGGTCATGATCCAGACACACCCGAACGTAACGAATGTTATAAACTCAAGTTTATAACATTCAAGAGGTGTGCCTCAAGGCTCAATATTAGATACACTACATTTCTCAATTTCCTGTACCCAGAGAATTAACAGTAGTTCTCCACACTGATCATGTTCGTCCATCAAgtaaactttacaaagagtggaGTCAGTTTTGCTTGATATCCCATTATTTTGGATCTCAAAAGGTCTTGCAGGTGTACCTATTAATGTgaactgtgtgtgtgaataCTGGCAGCCATTACCGCTGACAAAGGTAGCCCGGATGGCGTACTCCACCGGAACTCTGGCACAAGGCTGCTTTGGCAAGGTTTACCGAGAGAAGTACAATGACACCTGGGCGGCCATCAAGAAAGTTCCTCAGCACCTCATCAGCAGGAAGGACCTGGAGAGAGAGTGCGAAGTGTACAAGTGGGTAGTAGGCTAAGTAAACTATTGTGCAGGAAATTCAAACCACTCACCCTTGGACAGCCAAGGAAACGGGCTCACAAGCAGTCGTTTCACACCATTGcaaaccaataaaaacaaatcataaagTGGTTTTGTTGTCATATGTCTGTTTTCGTTGCATTTTTTCAAAGCAAAGCCAATCACCCAAACATCGTCAGACTGCTGggcaacatcaacctgaaagaCGGCAAATGGATTATTCCACTGGAGTTCATCTTCGGAGAGGACCTGGAAACTACCATTTTTAAGTCGGCAAAATCCAAAATACAGGTGAGCACGGGAACCAATTGGTGCCATCCAGTTCAAGAGACGCACATACTATTACAGGTCTCTTGTCCGATGGACTGGATTAATGACAAGAGCGGGCCATGCGTAGCCCTCAGACCATACTTTAACCTCCTTGATCTAATTATTAGTCCTCAGAAGTTTAGTTTTTGATTTGAAGGGAAAAaccaaaaggaaaagaagacaacgaagttttgtttttgaccGCGCCATGCTATTTCCACACATTGCAAATTCATTCACGCCTGAGGGAGGAAAAGCCGGTTTTGAAATTGACACCTGGTTGAAACGTTTCCACCttttcatgattgttttttttgtttgtttgtttgttttacagctgACACCAACGAATCGAGGCAAAATAATTTTGGGCATGTGTGAGGGGCTTCTGCACCTCCACTCTAAAGATATTGTCCATCAAGATCTCAAGCCTGAAAACATCATGGTGGGTACACGTGTTAAGCGATAAAATGACTGACAGGTGAGATAGTGTCGGCTACCTAGATGAACTGAATGATTTAACATTATTGTAAAAAGGAACAAGCATACAATAAAGGACGAAAAATACATAGTGGTAGCGTCAAGAATACTTCTGAGTTGATTAAAATCAAATCATGTACAGTTCACTAAACATGGCttgcggttactacagtggacagcttatgttatcaggtgacatgttatcattattggtgtatgaaagggttaatcaaatGAGAACCACCTGTTACAACCGCAAACATATTTGATAGTCTTGTGAGTCAATAGTCAGTTTCAAGCAAGTCACATCCGGTAATATTGCCGTCAGGCAGAATCCTCGCATCTGCAAAACCACTGCTTTGCCCCCtgtcttcccataaaaagttatttattacACTGTCATTGATTGTTACAGGCATGCGACCCATTAAAAGGTTCTAAATTTAATGCAAAAAATCTGCATATTTTGTTTGTAATCAACTGCTTAATACGAAACAGTCGTCcatgaataaatgcaaatgcattcaacttaaaagttaaatacaatttGACTATACAGTGATACTTTGAGAACCCGCACCACTCACCGTTTCTCCACCTCCAGGTGGAACACAACACCAACCGAGCCGTGATCATCGACCTGGGTCTGGCCAAGTTCTTCCGGCGCGGCCTCAACTCGGCCATGGACATGGGAAACGAGGCCTACTCAGCCCCTGAGGTGCTGCAGCGCCACAGCCAACGGAACCAGCGCTCGGACGTGTGGGCCATGGGCAAGATCATCGCCGAGCTTTGCGCCCGCGTTCGGCTGCACACCCCTAGCGTCTGCCCGGCCAAGATCCGGGAGGTGATGCGCGACCAGCCCTACTGCCAGGCCGTATGCAGGATGGTGGAAAGTAATCCTGCCCTGAGGACCTCCATGGTGGGCATCATCAGTGACATGAGGAGGACCGGCGGAGGTCTGGAACGCCTCACTCCGCCGCAGGGAAGGATCAGGAACCGGTCAGCGTCACCGTGCCGAAGAGGTCCATCTCCGTTCAACAAAGAGCAGCGAGGTAGAT from the Hippocampus zosterae strain Florida chromosome 5, ASM2543408v3, whole genome shotgun sequence genome contains:
- the zmp:0000000881 gene encoding uncharacterized protein zmp:0000000881; its protein translation is MAYSTGTLAQGCFGKVYREKYNDTWAAIKKVPQHLISRKDLERECEVYNKANHPNIVRLLGNINLKDGKWIIPLEFIFGEDLETTIFKSAKSKIQLTPTNRGKIILGMCEGLLHLHSKDIVHQDLKPENIMVEHNTNRAVIIDLGLAKFFRRGLNSAMDMGNEAYSAPEVLQRHSQRNQRSDVWAMGKIIAELCARVRLHTPSVCPAKIREVMRDQPYCQAVCRMVESNPALRTSMVGIISDMRRTGGGLERLTPPQGRIRNRSASPCRRGPSPFNKEQRAHSPMKHGSPLGWERTPRPDIKLLPRSPRQPRSLSPQRIQALVPAAGGGDAMKLTKDMMKMGLFQEAARDLPCQLPATGRVMVRRFEEKNGEVETWAQKEVVMRDGKIIKYNDVTYNSS